In Homo sapiens chromosome 11, GRCh38.p14 Primary Assembly, one DNA window encodes the following:
- the C11orf71 gene encoding uncharacterized protein C11orf71 isoform 1 (isoform 1 is encoded by transcript variant 1), whose amino-acid sequence MALNNVSLSSGDQRSRVAYRSSHGDLRPRASALAMVSGDGFLVSRPEAIHLGPRQAVRPSVRAESRRVDGGGRSPREPDGRGRSRQARFSPYPIPAVEPDLLRSVLQQRLIALGGVIAARISV is encoded by the coding sequence ATGGCCCTGAACAATGTGTCCCTGTCCTCCGGTGATCAGAGGAGCAGGGTGGCCTACCGCTCTTCCCATGGCGACCTCAGACCGCGGGCGTCAGCGTTGGCGATGGTCTCCGGAGACGGCTTCCTCGTTTCCAGGCCTGAAGCGATTCATCTAGGACCTCGGCAGGCGGTGCGACCAAGCGTTCGGGCCGAGAGCCGTCGAGTGGATGGTGGCGGCCGGAGCCCAAGGGAACCAGATGGCCGGGGCCGGAGCCGCCAAGCCAGATTCTCACCTTACCCAATCCCTGCCGTTGAACCCGATCTCCTAAGAAGTGTGCTGCAACAGCGTTTGATTGCATTAGGAGGTGTTATCGCAGCTCGAATTTCAGTTTAA
- the C11orf71 gene encoding uncharacterized protein C11orf71 isoform 2 (isoform 2 is encoded by transcript variant 2), producing the protein MALNNVSLSSGDQRSRVAYRSSHGDLRPRASALAMVSGDGFLVSRPEAIHLGPRQAVRPSVRAESRRVDGGGRSPREPDGRGRSRQARFSPYPIPAVEPDLLRSVLQQRLIALGVTTWTLKLSESATPDLRWCSTCSHSNIFEILVI; encoded by the exons ATGGCCCTGAACAATGTGTCCCTGTCCTCCGGTGATCAGAGGAGCAGGGTGGCCTACCGCTCTTCCCATGGCGACCTCAGACCGCGGGCGTCAGCGTTGGCGATGGTCTCCGGAGACGGCTTCCTCGTTTCCAGGCCTGAAGCGATTCATCTAGGACCTCGGCAGGCGGTGCGACCAAGCGTTCGGGCCGAGAGCCGTCGAGTGGATGGTGGCGGCCGGAGCCCAAGGGAACCAGATGGCCGGGGCCGGAGCCGCCAAGCCAGATTCTCACCTTACCCAATCCCTGCCGTTGAACCCGATCTCCTAAGAAGTGTGCTGCAACAGCGTTTGATTGCATTAGGAG ttACTACCTGGACCCTGAAGCTATCTGAGTCTGCAACCCCTGATTTAAGATGGTGTTCAACATGCAgccattcaaatatttttgaaattttagtaatATGA